CTCTGCATCAAACTCGGATGTCCCTCCGGTCACTTGCATTTTCTCGGATGGAGCCATGTCATTCGCCACCAATGAAGCTGCTCAAGAATTCGGCATCCCTATCATACAGTTGTGGACAGTCCCTGCCTGCGCCTTCATGGGATTCAAACAATACCGGACTCTTCAGGAAAAGGGCCTTGCTCCATTAAAAGGTACAAGTTTTGAATCCTGTGAGTAGACTCAGTGATTAAGCAGCGGACGTGTGTGTGGATTATGCGTATGGCTTATGTATGACCACCCAGAACATCTGGTACAAACAATTCCGATCCCACCCACCTGTGGTTTGGCTCGTTTCTTACCAGTCCTAGGTCACCGGGGTATTTCTTGAGCCCGAGGTCTACTGACCTAAAACTACCTCctcgttaaaaaaaaagaaaaaaagagagagagagagagattttctaTGGTGTAATACGCTATATATGAAAGACTGAGAATATCCCGTGTGTTGCAGATACCAGCTACTTAACAAACGGCCATTTGGATACAGTAATCGATTGGATTCCAGGAATGAAGGACATCAGATTATGGGACCTGCCAACCTTCCTTCGTACCACGGATCCTGATGATATCTTGTTCAATTTTATGATGGATGTCACTGAGAGAGCAAATACAGCCTCAGCAATGATTTTCCACACCTTTGATGCCCTTGAGTCAGAAGTGCTTAATGCTTTATCATCAATGTTTCCTCGCGTCTATGCAATTGGCCCACTCTCGTTACTAGTCAACAAACTAGTGCAGGAAGAGAGCCCACTCAAATCTATTGACTGCAATCTGTGGACAGAAGATACAGAGTGTCTTCGATGGCTCGACTCAAAGGAACCGAAGTCAGTTCTATACGTTAATTTCGGCAGCATAGCTGTCTTGACAAGAGAAGAGCTTATTGAGTTTGCAATGGGACTGGCCAACAGCGAACACCCATTCTTGTGGATAATTAGGCCTGACCTTGTAAGTGGGGATTCAGCAGTTCTTCCCCGGGAATTCCTTGAAGAAACAGAAGGAAGGAGTATGTACGCAGATTGGTGTCCACAAGAGGCAGTTCTCAACCACTTGTCCACCGGAGCGTTCTTGACACATTGTGGATGGAACTCTGTAATCGAGAGTGTGTCTTCAGGAGTCCCAATGATTTGTTGGCCATCTTTTGGGGACCAGAGGACAAACTGCACTTACGCTTGTCGTAAATGGGAGATTGGTTTGGAGTTATCAGGTGTGGTCAAGAGAGAGGAAGTGGAAAGGCTAGTGAGGGATTTGATGGAAGGAAACAAGggaaaacaaatgaaggaaagaatcgCGGAGTGGAAGAAATTAGCACAGGAAGCAACAGAACCGAATGGGTCATCGTCCATAAACTTTGACAAGCTGTTGAATGAACTTCTGACTTAAATACAGCATCGGACATATGTTAGTGCAACACTGCCACCACAGGCATTTCTTTGTTCACAACAGCATTATACTTTGTTTACGGATTACTGTAATGAAATTATATATTCGCATCATGTGTGTTTCAAGAGGTTTGCATGCACTACTTAATTCGTCTATCTTATGAACTTGTTCCCGACAAGACGAGCTGTCTTTCCTACACCCATCTTCTCCTCTTCATGCTTAGTCATAACTTCAAAGATATCTATAGGCATGCTTTTCTCCTGGTGAAAATTCATCTTCAATGACAGTCATGGATTTGTTGTGTATTTCATGGTGAAAGTCAAAGGGTGCCCATGAGACCTGGAAAAATCTGAAGGCTCATACTCATGAGcattattttcctaacaattCTCCCCCTTGGCTAAGTGGACTTGAAATAAGACACTCCTCTTTCTGTAACACCTTGGATCGACCATCTCAGTAAATAGATGACCGAGCATACTAGGATTTCATGTAAATAATAGGGCCTAGAAAATGCATTAAGAAAATCTGCAGTCTGCATCTTTTGGTCAATGTGGTCGATCAATTGAGAAAATGTAACAATTACGTGCAAAAGAGAAGGTGGAAATGAGCATCTTTCTGCTTCCTGAAAATTAGTTTCAAGCACCAACAGGAAAGGCCTGGTGGGGATGACATTTGATTGAGGCATGAACTGCAATAAAGATGAGCGGAAGACTTCTCTCCATCGGTCACAAACACACCGAAGCTTCTAGTAATGAGAATTCTAGGATCAATCTGAACCTTTCCAGAATTTTCTGGCTTTTCACATTGGATTCACGCTACATTTTTCAACAATGGCTACTAAATTCTTAAAAAACCCAAGACAGGCGCGACACCCAAAATCAGCAATAATGCATATACAACTACGAAAATAtcatttgatatattcatttaTCCCAGAAACATTCCCTTCCTCACTCGATTAATCTCGGACAGTTTTCAGAAGAGTACAGCATACAGCAAAAGCCTTTTAAAGTTGCACTGTCATAGAGAACGATACAAGTTCCGGCAACCTTAGGACACTTGCTGGAGGTTCTTGATAAGATCTCTATGGATGTACTATTGCCATCCGAGATCTTCAGCCCATTTCAACAAAGTATACGATTCCCCAACAACGACTATTTCTTTAGAAGGCTGCTTCCAGTTCCAAAGCCGCAAGTCTACTATTCATCACTGGACAACTATAACTAGACAAAAAACCTCTCGAAATGCAGAGTCTCTCCTACCTTAATGATAGTTTATTTTCCCAAACCCTAATATCCCCAATGCTATCCCATCTTCTTTCTGTCCACTGTTTGTCATCTACCCTGTTTTCCCATCCCACCCctatttcaatttgttgattacCAGTGTTCAATTCCCAGATTTCACTCAGAATGGGTACGGGGTTTCATCATTGTTTCAATTCCCCTATCTTCCatccttttttccttccaattgCCATGGCCAGCTTTCAACCTCTTTCGTTTTCCCAATCCAAGTGACTTAGTTGCTCCGCCCtttgttattttccaatttcaaCTTCTGCATGGTTTCAATAGGCCAGTTTGGATTCAATAGGCCAGCTTGGAGATCCCTCTTGCTAATTGCATCTCTTTTTGGGTGCTAATGGATCACCTGTTCCGCACCTTTTTTTGCATGTCTTGcccttcttccctttttctttgttgattgACCCCATGGACCCCAACGACCAGGAGGAATCTTCACGCCTCGCTGCCCTATGCAACAGGTTGGGCCGTCTCTGCTCCAAGCAAGCTATCGAGGTTTGGGAGGATGAGCCGTCGCCTGTGAAAATTGAGGAATGCAAATTAACTTTAGTAGGTAAAATACTATCCAATCCCTCTATTAATTTCCAAGCTTTCCATAATACTTTGAAGCGAGCTTGGCGAACTAACCAAGTAGAGATATCCCAAAGGGAAGTGGGTCTGTATGTTGCGAAATTTAAGTCTGATGGAGAGAAACAGTGGGTACTGGATGGTGGGCCTTGGCTTTTTCTAGTCATTTGGTAATTTTTAAGCCGTGGATACCCAATACACCACTATATTGTTATGACTTTTCTAGTTGTGCTTTCTGGGTGCAAGTCTTCGGTCTCCCATTAGAATGGTGTACTGAGAACATGATAAGCAAAGCTGTTAGACATGTTGGAAAAGTGTTTGAGGTTAAAATTAATACAAAAGAGGGCCCAACACTCAGAGCTGGTAGAGCGAGGGTCATCATTAATTTACAGGAGCCGCTGAAGACAAGCCACTTGTTCCGTCTCGATAGGAAAACCCTTTGGCTAGACTTCCGCTATGAACGGCTATCCCATTTTTGCTACTCTTGCGGCAAGCTAGGACATTATGCGATGTATTGTAaggattttccttttgaagaggCAAAATTGGACGGCAAAGACAAGACGGCTTATGGACAATGGCTACGTGTGGAGGTCAAAGAATATAGCCCATATTGGTTGACTTTTTATAAACCACAGGATAAAACAGAGGACACAGACGAGATTATACCTAAAACTCCTCCATCTTCGACCCATCTTGTTCCTCTACTGCCTTCGAGTATCAATGTGGAAACGGTACCCCTGAAACAACCAATATTACCACTCATCACTATCACTGCAGCACCAATATTGCAACACCATCATGATGGCATGATGCCAGGGACTTCTTCCACCACTTCGCTGATCCCTGCAACAGCAAAAATGAAGGGGATTCAAACCCAAATGATGGAATCACCGAACCCCAAGAATCTGAAAAATACAAGACTCACTCCTAAAGTAGGcattgccaaaaaaaattaagaggtATAACTCATATGAGATGAGGTCTCCTATACAAGAGGACCTCGATGAAGCCCATCTAATGGATACACCTATCTTTGCTGCGGAGGAGGCAGGACAGTGGGCTATGGTGGTTGGCCCTAAATAGCCACTGGCCCTAAATAGCCACCCACTGACAAATGAAGTTACTCAACTAGAACTGTCAGgatttgggcaatcccctgacaattcaagctctTAAGGCCCTTGTGGCCAAGGAAAAGCCCGAATGTATctttttgatggaaaccaaGAATCAAGAGGTAGTGCTTCAACGGCTTCAACGACGTTTACATTTTCCTCATTCTCATGTAAGTAATCATGTTGGCTTTGGCTGGAGGGATGTCAGTATTTTGGACTAATCAGATATCTCTAAGTGTGGTTAGGTCTACTTTTGACATGATCTTCACGGATGTTATGTGTGACAGAATTATGCATATTACCTACATTCATGCACCTGCAGTTTGTCAGCTATGCCAAATATTATGGGCTGAACTAAGACAAATTAGCTATTCAAATACTTTACTGTGAGTTTGCGCTGGTGACTTTAATGAAATGATCTATTAGTGGGAAAATGTGGGCAAGAGACTAGCTGACCCTCATAGGTTACATTCCTTTCGAGCCGTTTTGAATGAATGCTCCCTCATGGAAATATATAGTAAGAGATGTGCTTTTACGTGGATGAATAATCGTGCAAGAGATGATTTTGTGAAAGAACGGCTGGATAGGGTGCTGTGTACTTTGGAATGGCGCCTTATGTTTCCTGAAGCTGAAGTTTTTGCATTACCTGCTTTGGGTTCAAACCACAGTCCTTTATTATTAACCACTGAAGCACCATCCGGTCGACGAAACAAGCCTTTCATTTTTGAAGCTTTATGGACTCAAGACCAAGAGTGCCGTGATGTCATTGCCAAGTCTTGAAACTCCGAACAGGTAAAAAATTCTGCTATATCATATAAATTAAAGGCTGTCTCTATTGTTCTAGCTAAGTGGAGTCGCTTAAAGTTCTTTAAGGGCCATCTAAAAGTATCAGCTTTGCAACAACAACTCTAGAATCACATCAACCAACCTCATAACCACTTTGATAAACTGATGACAACAAAACTAAAAGCGGAAATTCAGCAGTTATGGCAACAAGAGGAACAGTATTGGGCGATGCGTTTCAGGATTAACTAGTTGAGATGGGAGGAtaagaatacaaattttttttcatgcgACTACCATTCAAAGGCGGCAACGGAATAGAATTAGTATGCTGCAGGACGAACAATCAAAGGTGGGTGTGAGACCCTAAACTTTTGAAGGAGATGACTTCTGCCTTCTTTTCACAACTATATACAACAGTGGGTCATCGTAATTATGGGCCTATACTAGAGCAATGCCCATGTGTTGTCACAGAAGAGATGAACGACCTATTAATAGCTGGGGTCACTCGAGAGGAGGTTCACCAAGCAACTTTCCAGTTGGGGACTACAAAGGCTCCGGGCCCAGATGGATTGAATGGACTCTTTTATCAGACTCACTGGAATATTCTACAGGATTGTATATTTCTCTCGGTGCAGGATTTCTTTATATCAGGGGTGATGCCTGCAAA
The window above is part of the Eucalyptus grandis isolate ANBG69807.140 chromosome 6, ASM1654582v1, whole genome shotgun sequence genome. Proteins encoded here:
- the LOC104453740 gene encoding 7-deoxyloganetin glucosyltransferase, which codes for MDTRLASAKRSHAVCISAPYQSHMGAMLKLAKLLNTKGFNISFVNTEYNHRRLLKSRGPRALDGFRGFQFLTITDGLPPSDADSSQDLMALCDAVRKNMSAPFSDLISNLNHSASNSDVPPVTCIFSDGAMSFATNEAAQEFGIPIIQLWTVPACAFMGFKQYRTLQEKGLAPLKDTSYLTNGHLDTVIDWIPGMKDIRLWDLPTFLRTTDPDDILFNFMMDVTERANTASAMIFHTFDALESEVLNALSSMFPRVYAIGPLSLLVNKLVQEESPLKSIDCNLWTEDTECLRWLDSKEPKSVLYVNFGSIAVLTREELIEFAMGLANSEHPFLWIIRPDLVSGDSAVLPREFLEETEGRSMYADWCPQEAVLNHLSTGAFLTHCGWNSVIESVSSGVPMICWPSFGDQRTNCTYACRKWEIGLELSGVVKREEVERLVRDLMEGNKGKQMKERIAEWKKLAQEATEPNGSSSINFDKLLNELLT